The Microbacterium forte sequence GGATTCGGTGCAGAAGAGGATGGACCATGTCGAAGGATGCTGTCGCCCACACGTCCGTCCGGCCTGCCACCCGCGAGAAGCGCGAGCAGATCCTCAAAGCCGCCGTCGAGATCTTCGGCAACAAGGGCTCGACCAATGGCACGCTCGCCGACGTCGCCGAGCAGGTGGGCATCACCCACGCCGGCGTGCTGCACCACTTCGGGTCGAAGCAGAAGCTGCTCCTCGAGGTGCTCGCCTACCGCGACCAGGCCGACGTCGCCGAGCTCGCCGAGAAGCACATCCCCGGCGGACCGGAGCTCTTCCTGCACCTCGTGCGCACCGCGATCGCCAACGAACGGCGCCCCGGAATCGTGCAGGCGTACACCGTGCTGTCGTCGGAGTCCGTCACCGACAATCACCCCGGTCGCGACTACTTCGAAGACCGCTACACGACCCTCCGGCGCGAGGTCACAGACGCGTTCCACCTGCTGTGCGCGCAGGAGGGTGTGACAGAGCCCGACACCGTGGCCACCGCCGCGGCCAGCATCCTCGCCGTGATGGACGGGCTGCAGCTGCAGTGGCTGCTGCACCGCGACGTCTTCGACCTGGGCGAGGCGAGCGAGTTCGCGATCCGCTCGATCGTCAACGGTGTGCTGCACCCCGGACCGGCACTGGAGTCGTACCGCCGCGACTAGGTGCCACGACTAGGCTCGGGGCCATGACGATCGACCTCGAAGCGCTCTACACAGACCTGCACCAGCACCCTGAACTGTCGTTCCAGGAGACGCGCACCGCCGGCATCGCGGCCGGTCACCTGCGGGATCTCGGCCTCGAGGTGCACGAGGGCATCGGCGTCACCGGGGTGGTCGGCATCCTGCGCAACGGCGAAGGTCCGGTCGTCTGGGCGCGCGCCGACATGGATGCACTGCCCGTAGGTGAAGAGACCGGCCTCGCCTATGCCAGCACCGCGACCGGCATCGACCCCGCCGGCAACACCGTGCCCGTCATGCACGCCTGCGGTCACGACATGCACGTCACCGCCATGATCGGTGCGGTCGAGAAGCTCGTCGCCGAGAAGGACGACTGGTCGGGAACCGTGGTCGTGCTGATCCAGCCCGCCGAGGAGTACGGAGCAGGCTCCCGCGCCATGCTCGACGCCGGCCTCCGTGACCTCGTGCCGCACCCCGATGTCGTCCTGGGCCAGCACGTCACTCCCCTGCCCGCCGGCACGATCGGCGTACGCCCAGGCACCCAGATGGCGGCATCCGACGGCCTCACCGTCGTGCTGCACGGACGCGGCGGACACGGCTCGCGGCCGCACTCGACCATCGACCCCGTGGTCATGGCCGCGGCGACCGTCATGCGACTGCAGACCATCGCCTCGCGAGAGGTCGACCCCCGCGACGTCGCCGTGGTCACGGTCGGCTCGATCCACGCGGGTCTGAAGAACAACATCATCCCCGCCGAGGCGAAGCTCGAGCTCAGCCTGCGCTACCCGAACGACGAGATGCGCGACAAGGTGCTCGCGAGCGTCGAGCGCATCGTGCGCGCCGAGGCCGCGGCATCGGGAGCAGAGCGCGAGCCCGAGATCCGCACAGACCACACCCTGCCGCCGACTATCAACGATGCGGATGCCACGGCACGCGTCACGTCGGCGCTGCAGCGCGCGCTCGGTGAGGCGTCGGTGATCGACCCCGGCATGTTCACCGGCAGCGAGGACGTGTCGTGGTTCGCCCGCGACACCGGAGCGCCGCTCGTCTTCTGGTTCTGGGGCGGCGTCGATGCGGCGAAGTTCGCCGCGGCATCGGCGGCCGGGACCCTCGACAAGGACATCCCGACGAACCACTCGCCCTTCTTCGCACCGGAGATCCACCCGACCATCGAGGTCGGCGTCACGGCGCTGTTGGCGGCTGCGCGCGAGTTCCTCGACTGAGGCTGTTCCCTCGCCGTTCACAATTCAGCATGGACGGCCGGAACCGGGCCGCAACCCTGCCCTGAGCCCGTGGAACGCGCGTTCTCTGCTGAATTGTGAACGCGAAGCGGGGCTGACTCAGCCGCCGATGGCGTTCATGCCGCGGGCGGGCTGCAGGAATGACGGGTCGTTGATCGCGTGCCCCGGCAGCTTGCCGTGCACGCAGGAGCGGAGCATGGCGCCGATCCCCTCTGCACGGTGACCCGCATCGGGGGCCTCGTCCCCGCGCAGCACACCGATCAGGTCGTATTCGGCGTTGGAGAACAGGCAGTTGCGCAGCTGACCGTCGGCCGTCAGGCGCAGCCGGTCGCACGCGCCGCAGAAGGGGGCGGTGACCGAGGCGATCACGCCGACCTCGTGCGGGCCGCCATCGATGCGCCACTTCTCGGCCGGTGCTCCGCCGCGTCCGGGAACGGGCTCGAGACTCCACCGCGCGCCGAGCTTCTCGAGGATCTCCTCGCGCGTGACCATAGAGTCGCGATCCCACGTATGCCCGGCGTCGAGCGGCATCTGCTCGATGAAGCGCAGCTGCGCGCCGACCTCCATCG is a genomic window containing:
- a CDS encoding amidohydrolase, with the protein product MTIDLEALYTDLHQHPELSFQETRTAGIAAGHLRDLGLEVHEGIGVTGVVGILRNGEGPVVWARADMDALPVGEETGLAYASTATGIDPAGNTVPVMHACGHDMHVTAMIGAVEKLVAEKDDWSGTVVVLIQPAEEYGAGSRAMLDAGLRDLVPHPDVVLGQHVTPLPAGTIGVRPGTQMAASDGLTVVLHGRGGHGSRPHSTIDPVVMAAATVMRLQTIASREVDPRDVAVVTVGSIHAGLKNNIIPAEAKLELSLRYPNDEMRDKVLASVERIVRAEAAASGAEREPEIRTDHTLPPTINDADATARVTSALQRALGEASVIDPGMFTGSEDVSWFARDTGAPLVFWFWGGVDAAKFAAASAAGTLDKDIPTNHSPFFAPEIHPTIEVGVTALLAAAREFLD
- a CDS encoding TetR/AcrR family transcriptional regulator, translated to MSKDAVAHTSVRPATREKREQILKAAVEIFGNKGSTNGTLADVAEQVGITHAGVLHHFGSKQKLLLEVLAYRDQADVAELAEKHIPGGPELFLHLVRTAIANERRPGIVQAYTVLSSESVTDNHPGRDYFEDRYTTLRREVTDAFHLLCAQEGVTEPDTVATAAASILAVMDGLQLQWLLHRDVFDLGEASEFAIRSIVNGVLHPGPALESYRRD